A DNA window from Rossellomorea marisflavi contains the following coding sequences:
- the ysxE gene encoding spore coat protein YsxE, with product MEQPLEALRPVLQPYGVEPYFVESFGKIYKVFSNKGTLAVKKLSPQIGVDFVRNIQTLFQRGYNRIVPIYPTLDGRYAVWNEGSLYYVMPWLINQDREDRFEKHQKLFRELARLHTLSSQEVKIDKEERESHYELLTTRWEKEQQFLDEYIDTCERVTYMSPFQYHYCMYYKDASQALKFSRKMLDEWYEETKELEKVRTVITHGKVSSEHFLYDDRGMGYFHNFEQSKVASPFHDLLPFLSRTLKTYPKYYEECVEWLNTYFHHFAVRNEERQLFMSYLAYPSSVIAVVEKYFHTPKHKRNERKSLKKLQRHYWLLKNTEYVVMRLDEMERQKKEAEEASSS from the coding sequence ATGGAACAACCCCTGGAAGCATTGAGGCCCGTACTTCAGCCGTATGGCGTCGAACCTTATTTCGTCGAGAGCTTCGGCAAGATCTACAAGGTGTTTTCGAATAAGGGGACCCTTGCCGTCAAAAAGCTCTCTCCTCAAATCGGGGTGGATTTTGTCCGCAACATCCAGACCCTTTTCCAAAGGGGGTATAACCGCATCGTGCCGATTTATCCCACGCTGGACGGCCGCTATGCGGTATGGAATGAGGGAAGTCTTTACTACGTGATGCCCTGGCTCATCAATCAGGACAGGGAAGATCGCTTCGAGAAGCACCAGAAGCTGTTCAGGGAGCTTGCACGCCTTCATACCCTCTCCTCCCAGGAAGTAAAGATTGATAAAGAAGAGCGGGAATCCCATTACGAATTGCTCACCACACGATGGGAGAAAGAACAGCAGTTCCTCGATGAGTATATTGATACATGTGAGCGGGTCACGTATATGTCGCCGTTTCAGTACCATTACTGTATGTATTATAAAGATGCGTCGCAGGCGCTGAAGTTTTCCAGGAAGATGCTCGATGAATGGTATGAGGAAACGAAGGAGCTCGAGAAAGTACGGACGGTCATCACCCACGGGAAGGTTTCTTCCGAGCACTTCCTGTATGATGATAGGGGAATGGGGTATTTTCACAACTTCGAGCAATCCAAGGTCGCCTCCCCCTTCCATGACCTCCTCCCGTTCCTGTCCAGGACGTTGAAGACGTATCCGAAGTACTATGAAGAATGCGTGGAATGGCTCAACACCTATTTTCATCATTTTGCTGTCCGGAATGAGGAGAGGCAGCTGTTCATGAGCTATCTTGCCTACCCGAGCTCCGTGATCGCCGTGGTGGAGAAATATTTCCACACCCCGAAGCATAAACGCAATGAGCGAAAATCACTGAAGAAGCTTCAGCGTCACTATTGGCTCCTGAAAAATACGGAGTACGTGGTCATGCGGCTGGATGAAATGGAGCGGCAGAAAAAAGAAGCGGAAGAAGCATCCTCTTCATAA
- a CDS encoding VanW family protein produces MKNRRLIQLLAPMFIMTMLYVGVSQLGVFLYERITSVSFIQNAEAASVDLSGKTKKQAMKLLETKVESWKGEQEIMLSFDGRDVLLDSGTIAFHFKESISALKEQGNSPLAVSVDEAALNGYIEERFPGYHLDQFPGLQKKIEDATSMLNVEETIDLDDFYEGEENVFYAGELDEIEVSPGLAALIQGNPVIDIPANARFSFLEFLDASGSSVSSPDDLGPVVSLLYELILHTDLAVAERNISTELPPYATLGLEARVNPVTGQDLVFMNARDTAYTVTFSLHDNTLKGQISGMAMPYEYKVRMTGKKEYPPRVVKQFSAFIPQGVLATTQEGKKGQLISVYRDKHSSEGEVIDEERISEDFYAPANRVEIWPLNAGEADVTLSDENSEEAGEDASGESDGESSTEGIREDSPEIEGETAPAVDEEGTTDGKQEDDGNKRVTTDKKDSPDVKTVQKKKEAEK; encoded by the coding sequence ATGAAAAATCGGCGCCTGATCCAATTGCTTGCACCCATGTTCATCATGACCATGTTATACGTCGGTGTATCGCAGCTTGGTGTTTTCCTCTATGAGAGAATCACGTCGGTTTCGTTCATACAAAACGCAGAAGCGGCATCGGTCGACCTGTCGGGGAAAACAAAGAAGCAGGCCATGAAGCTTCTTGAAACGAAGGTCGAGTCGTGGAAGGGAGAGCAGGAAATCATGCTCTCATTCGATGGCCGGGACGTCCTCCTGGATTCAGGTACCATCGCATTCCATTTCAAGGAATCTATCAGTGCCCTGAAGGAACAGGGGAATTCCCCATTGGCCGTTTCGGTCGATGAAGCCGCTTTGAACGGATACATCGAGGAACGATTCCCTGGTTACCACCTGGATCAATTCCCGGGACTTCAAAAAAAGATTGAGGATGCCACGTCCATGCTGAATGTGGAGGAGACGATCGACTTGGATGATTTCTATGAGGGGGAAGAGAACGTCTTCTACGCAGGGGAGTTAGATGAGATCGAAGTGAGTCCCGGCCTAGCAGCGCTCATTCAAGGCAATCCTGTGATCGACATCCCTGCGAATGCACGATTTTCGTTCTTGGAGTTTCTTGATGCAAGCGGTTCCTCGGTGAGTTCTCCCGATGATCTCGGACCGGTTGTTTCCTTACTATATGAACTGATTCTGCATACGGATCTGGCGGTGGCAGAGCGCAATATCTCCACCGAGCTGCCGCCGTATGCAACACTCGGCCTTGAAGCGAGGGTGAATCCCGTGACAGGACAAGATCTTGTGTTCATGAACGCACGCGATACAGCGTATACCGTGACCTTTTCGCTCCACGACAATACGCTTAAAGGACAGATTTCCGGCATGGCTATGCCGTATGAATACAAGGTGAGGATGACCGGGAAGAAGGAATATCCTCCGCGCGTTGTGAAGCAGTTCAGCGCCTTCATCCCCCAGGGAGTCCTGGCGACCACACAGGAAGGAAAGAAAGGACAGCTGATCTCCGTTTATAGGGATAAGCATTCTTCCGAAGGAGAGGTCATTGACGAAGAGCGGATCAGTGAAGATTTTTATGCACCGGCGAACAGGGTGGAAATCTGGCCGCTCAATGCCGGCGAAGCCGATGTAACCCTGTCTGACGAGAATTCTGAGGAAGCCGGTGAAGATGCATCAGGTGAATCGGACGGGGAGAGCAGCACGGAAGGCATCCGGGAAGATTCCCCCGAGATCGAAGGGGAAACCGCGCCCGCTGTGGATGAAGAAGGCACAACGGATGGGAAGCAAGAAGACGATGGCAACAAAAGGGTAACAACGGATAAGAAGGATTCACCCGATGTGAAAACCGTCCAAAAAAAGAAAGAGGCAGAAAAGTGA
- a CDS encoding sensor domain-containing diguanylate cyclase, translating to MNSTMFFLVSFFSGLLFYEVGGVVGSMGLESLIIPIFFYQVASVLINQILLFSYLKYIAKASIPFYSKDFIWDGISNLIMMPIALSFYYLTFQIGGYASLLIGVPFISLVIIMKLYNSSEKINLYLQKAGEIGHQLTERLKVSEVLDIFIEKITSTLPVEYAYILDCYDPDLVLIRRVENGRRMPNDLPHLKKGEGISGRVWESGESMLFTSKKEWEDIAEGYMPEEVESVLCVPIVRNQKVRGILLLATSKKKAYEKMQLMIVDILCSYFGVAMENARHHEMTKHNSERCALTDLYNYRYFEDLLALEFNYLESGQRRCLSLIMLDLDHFKAINDTYGHQGGNEILKGLSTRLVDMIGAAGTVARYGGEEFVILLPDIENRQALQVAEKVRQRIADTPFLLHDSLNGQDRRKMVRITASIGVATAPVDADDPLALIRHADRALYTGAKQLGRNRVAQYVK from the coding sequence TTGAATTCGACAATGTTCTTCCTTGTATCGTTTTTCAGTGGTCTTCTGTTCTATGAAGTGGGCGGGGTTGTCGGTTCAATGGGTTTAGAGTCCCTTATTATTCCGATCTTTTTCTATCAAGTCGCTTCCGTGCTTATTAATCAGATCCTCCTGTTTAGCTATCTGAAATACATAGCGAAAGCATCGATCCCGTTCTATAGCAAAGATTTTATATGGGATGGTATTTCTAATCTCATCATGATGCCCATTGCACTTTCTTTTTACTATCTAACCTTTCAAATTGGGGGATATGCTTCCCTCTTAATTGGAGTACCATTCATAAGCCTTGTCATAATCATGAAGCTGTATAATTCTTCAGAAAAAATCAATCTCTATTTACAAAAGGCCGGTGAAATCGGTCACCAGCTCACGGAGAGGCTGAAGGTGAGTGAAGTACTGGATATCTTCATCGAGAAAATCACTTCTACGCTCCCTGTCGAGTATGCGTATATCCTCGATTGCTATGACCCGGATCTGGTTCTGATCCGAAGGGTTGAAAATGGCCGGCGCATGCCGAACGATCTGCCGCATTTGAAAAAAGGCGAGGGCATCAGCGGCAGGGTGTGGGAAAGTGGTGAATCCATGCTCTTCACGTCCAAGAAAGAGTGGGAGGATATCGCTGAAGGCTACATGCCGGAAGAGGTGGAAAGCGTCCTGTGCGTCCCCATCGTAAGGAATCAGAAAGTGAGGGGGATCCTGCTCCTTGCCACATCGAAGAAAAAGGCATATGAAAAAATGCAGCTCATGATCGTGGATATTCTCTGCTCTTATTTCGGTGTGGCCATGGAGAATGCGCGTCACCACGAAATGACCAAGCACAATAGTGAAAGATGTGCCCTGACAGACCTTTACAATTATCGCTATTTCGAAGATCTCCTCGCTCTTGAGTTCAATTATCTGGAGAGCGGACAGCGCCGATGCCTGTCCCTGATCATGCTGGACCTGGATCACTTCAAGGCCATCAATGATACGTATGGACATCAGGGAGGGAATGAAATCCTGAAGGGACTTTCGACCCGTCTTGTTGACATGATCGGTGCCGCCGGGACCGTCGCCCGTTACGGTGGTGAGGAATTCGTGATCCTCCTGCCTGATATCGAGAATAGGCAGGCGCTCCAAGTAGCGGAAAAAGTCCGTCAGCGGATAGCGGACACGCCATTCCTCCTACATGATTCCCTGAATGGCCAGGACAGGAGGAAGATGGTCAGGATCACAGCAAGCATCGGGGTGGCGACGGCGCCGGTTGATGCGGACGATCCCCTCGCACTGATCCGGCACGCAGACCGGGCGCTGTACACAGGGGCTAAGCAGCTCGGAAGGAACCGGGTGGCACAATATGTGAAGTGA
- a CDS encoding GspE/PulE family protein → MTTTRKRLGDLLVEAGIISEEQLQETLADKVKGQKTGDALLQKGFITEQQLIEVLEFQLGIPHVSLYRYPFETNLFHLIPKDTAKRTLMIPLKTEGDRLFVAMNDPLDFYAIEDLRLATGFKIEPAIATKDDILKVINKYYDLEEGFEELFREEQVQVDEPSVTDAESPIVRLVNQILSNAVTQKASDIHIDPQETKVAIRFRVDGILRTERNLPKHMQSMLLARLKIMANLDITEFRVPQDGRMKANIDVHPIDLRVSTLPTVYGEKIVLRLLDLGSQLNDLQKLGFNKVNHQRFMNMIKQPTGIVLITGPTGSGKSSTLYAALNHLNSEEVNIITVEDPVEYQLEGINQISVNQQVGLTFAKGLRAILRQDPNVIMVGEIRDKETVEVSIRASLTGHLVLSTLHTNDAISTITRLLDMGVEPFLVASSLSGVVAQRLIRRVCRDCKQVVPATAREIGIFAKRGMKIETITRGTGCSSCNMTGYKGRIAIHEILVMNEDMKKVILNDEPISKLRELAVRNKTIFLVDDGLLKVKQGLTTTEEVLRVSIAE, encoded by the coding sequence ATGACGACAACCCGGAAAAGGCTCGGAGATCTTCTTGTGGAAGCGGGGATCATCTCCGAAGAGCAGCTTCAGGAAACGCTTGCCGACAAAGTGAAGGGACAAAAGACGGGAGATGCCCTCCTTCAGAAGGGCTTCATCACGGAGCAGCAACTTATCGAAGTGCTGGAGTTTCAGCTCGGAATCCCGCACGTCAGCCTGTATCGCTACCCGTTCGAGACGAACCTGTTTCACCTGATCCCGAAGGATACGGCCAAAAGGACGCTGATGATCCCGCTGAAGACCGAAGGGGACCGCCTGTTTGTGGCCATGAATGATCCCCTTGATTTCTATGCCATTGAAGACCTGCGCCTGGCGACGGGGTTCAAGATCGAGCCGGCGATCGCAACGAAGGATGATATCCTGAAGGTCATCAATAAATATTATGATCTTGAAGAAGGATTCGAAGAGCTTTTCCGCGAGGAGCAGGTCCAGGTCGATGAGCCGTCCGTGACGGATGCGGAATCGCCCATCGTGCGCCTGGTCAATCAGATCCTCTCGAATGCGGTGACCCAAAAGGCGAGTGATATCCATATCGACCCGCAGGAGACGAAAGTGGCGATCCGCTTCAGGGTCGACGGCATCCTCCGGACAGAGCGGAATCTTCCCAAGCATATGCAGAGCATGCTCCTTGCCCGCCTGAAGATCATGGCAAACCTCGATATCACGGAGTTCAGGGTGCCTCAGGACGGCAGGATGAAGGCAAATATCGATGTTCATCCCATCGATCTCAGGGTTTCCACCCTCCCGACCGTGTACGGGGAAAAAATCGTCCTCCGACTCCTTGATCTCGGCTCGCAGCTCAATGACCTTCAAAAGCTCGGTTTCAATAAGGTGAATCACCAGCGGTTCATGAATATGATCAAGCAGCCGACAGGTATCGTCCTCATCACGGGACCGACGGGGTCGGGGAAATCATCGACGCTCTATGCCGCACTGAATCATCTCAACAGTGAAGAAGTGAATATCATCACCGTCGAAGATCCCGTCGAGTACCAGCTTGAAGGCATCAATCAGATTTCTGTGAACCAACAGGTCGGCCTGACGTTTGCGAAGGGACTCAGGGCCATCCTCCGCCAGGATCCCAATGTGATCATGGTGGGGGAGATCCGAGACAAGGAAACGGTCGAAGTATCGATCCGTGCATCCTTGACGGGGCATCTCGTCCTGAGCACCCTCCATACGAATGATGCAATCTCCACGATCACCCGACTTCTCGACATGGGGGTGGAGCCGTTCCTTGTCGCCTCTTCCCTGAGCGGGGTCGTTGCACAGCGGCTGATCCGCAGGGTGTGCCGCGACTGCAAGCAGGTCGTTCCGGCCACTGCCCGTGAAATCGGGATCTTTGCCAAAAGGGGCATGAAGATCGAGACCATCACCCGTGGAACAGGCTGTTCCTCCTGCAATATGACGGGCTACAAAGGACGGATCGCGATCCATGAGATCCTCGTGATGAATGAAGACATGAAGAAAGTCATCCTGAACGACGAACCGATTTCCAAACTCCGGGAGCTTGCCGTCCGCAACAAGACCATATTCCTTGTGGATGACGGACTCCTGAAGGTGAAACAGGGATTGACGACAACGGAAGAAGTATTACGAGTTTCCATAGCAGAGTAG
- a CDS encoding bifunctional folylpolyglutamate synthase/dihydrofolate synthase, translated as MMQYEDAVNWIHSRLRLGIKPGLQRMEELLEKLGNPHQSIRTVHIGGTNGKGSTVTFLRNILEEAGYTVGTFTSPYFERFNERISMNGVPISDESLTKLVERVKPIAEEMEDSEWGGPSEFEVITAMNFLYFAEYETPDIVLEEVGLGGRLDSTNVITPLVSVITSIGMDHMQFLGNSLEEIAYEKAGIIKPGVPVVSGVSQPEAAAVISDQARQKQSNLHVLGEGFTAVAMDHLPDGERFRYEEDGASESFDVTMIGMHQVRNAAVSIKVAGLLGDHGFRIDSGHVKRGLVKAYWPGRMEKVSDTPLIFLDGAHNPEGVAALVKTIQERFEGRHVNSVFAALKDKDLKPMIEPLSRAVDTLVLTQFDFPRAASGSELLELAGRGIVADDWKKYVDEYVASMREGEVLLITGSLYFLSEVKPYLSKKLENNRINK; from the coding sequence ATGATGCAGTATGAAGATGCGGTAAATTGGATTCATTCCCGCTTGAGGCTGGGGATCAAACCCGGCTTGCAGCGAATGGAGGAGCTGCTTGAGAAGCTTGGAAACCCCCATCAATCCATCAGGACCGTCCATATCGGAGGGACGAATGGGAAAGGCTCCACGGTCACCTTCCTCCGGAATATACTCGAGGAAGCAGGCTATACCGTGGGGACGTTCACTTCACCGTATTTCGAGAGATTCAATGAGCGGATCAGCATGAACGGGGTGCCGATATCCGACGAGTCCTTAACGAAGCTTGTTGAACGTGTCAAACCGATCGCGGAGGAAATGGAAGATTCCGAATGGGGAGGACCGTCTGAGTTCGAAGTGATCACGGCAATGAATTTCTTGTATTTTGCCGAATACGAAACCCCCGACATCGTACTCGAGGAAGTCGGACTTGGAGGAAGGCTGGATTCCACCAACGTCATCACCCCCCTCGTTTCCGTCATCACGAGCATCGGGATGGACCATATGCAGTTCCTGGGGAACTCACTCGAGGAGATCGCCTATGAAAAAGCGGGGATCATCAAACCCGGTGTGCCGGTCGTATCGGGGGTCTCACAGCCTGAAGCCGCTGCGGTCATTTCGGACCAAGCACGGCAGAAACAGAGCAATCTCCACGTATTGGGTGAAGGATTCACAGCCGTCGCCATGGACCATTTACCTGACGGAGAACGTTTCCGCTACGAAGAAGATGGTGCTTCAGAATCGTTCGATGTGACCATGATCGGGATGCATCAGGTGAGGAATGCCGCTGTATCCATAAAAGTAGCGGGACTACTCGGAGATCATGGATTCCGGATTGATTCAGGGCACGTGAAAAGGGGACTCGTGAAGGCGTACTGGCCCGGTAGGATGGAAAAGGTGTCGGATACCCCATTGATCTTCCTCGATGGCGCCCATAATCCTGAAGGTGTGGCGGCACTCGTCAAGACCATTCAAGAGCGATTCGAAGGAAGGCATGTGAACAGCGTATTCGCTGCCCTCAAGGATAAGGATCTGAAACCGATGATCGAGCCTCTGAGTCGAGCTGTCGATACCCTTGTCCTCACCCAATTTGATTTCCCAAGGGCCGCATCGGGCAGTGAACTTCTCGAGCTTGCAGGGAGAGGGATAGTAGCAGACGATTGGAAGAAGTATGTGGATGAGTATGTAGCATCCATGAGGGAAGGGGAAGTCCTCCTCATAACCGGATCACTCTACTTCTTATCGGAAGTAAAACCATATTTATCAAAAAAATTAGAAAATAATAGAATTAATAAGTGA
- a CDS encoding valine--tRNA ligase, with protein sequence MENQELSMPTKYDPKAIEDGRYKWWIDGKFFEATPDEGKEPYSIVIPPPNVTGKLHLGHAWDTTLQDILTRMKRMQGYDVLWLPGMDHAGIATQAKVDEKLRNQGISRYDLGREKFVEETWKWKEEYASHIREQWAKVGLGLDYSRERFTLDEGLSDAVRKVFVDLYNKGLIYRGEYIINWDPATKTALSDIEVIHQDVQGAFYHMRYPLSDGSGHIEIATTRPETMLGDTAVAVHPEDDRYKHLIGKTVILPITGREIPIVGDDYVDMEFGSGAVKITPAHDPNDFEIGNRHDLQRILVMHEDGSMNERAGKYSGMDRFDCRKQIVKDLQEDGVLFKIEEHLHSVGHSERSGAVVEPYLSTQWFVKMDPLAQKAVTLQDGEEKVNFVPDRFETSYLRWMENTRDWCISRQLWWGHRIPAWYHKETGEIHVAHEAPEDSENWVQDEDVLDTWFSSALWPFSTMGWPDLEAEDFKRYYPTNTLVTGYDIIGFWVSRMIFQGLEFTNERPFKDVLIHGLVRDADGRKMSKSLGNGVDPMDVIEKYGADALRYFLSTGSSPGQDLRFSFEKVESVWNFANKIWNASRFALMNMDGMTYDEIDLSGEKSVADKWILTRLNETIETVTRLADKYEFGEVGRILYNFIWDDFCDWYIEMAKLPLYGEDEAAKKTTRSILAYVLDNTMRLLHPFMPFITEEIWQNLPHEGESITVAAWPEVDSSLTDDAAAEEMKLLVDIIRAVRNIRAEVNTPMSKQIKLMLKAKDEETLAVLQKNAAYIERFCNPESLELSTDASAPEKAMTAVVTGVELFLPLAGLINIDEEIARLEKELDKWTKEVSRVQGKLSNERFVSKAPQKVVDEEKAKEQDYLEKQATVKARIEELKTV encoded by the coding sequence ATGGAAAATCAAGAGTTATCAATGCCGACAAAATATGATCCCAAGGCGATCGAGGATGGCCGCTACAAGTGGTGGATCGATGGGAAGTTCTTCGAAGCGACACCCGATGAAGGGAAGGAACCATACAGCATCGTCATCCCGCCTCCGAACGTAACCGGAAAGCTTCACCTCGGTCACGCGTGGGATACGACCCTTCAAGACATCCTGACGCGCATGAAGCGCATGCAGGGCTACGACGTCCTCTGGCTTCCGGGCATGGACCACGCCGGGATCGCGACGCAGGCAAAAGTAGATGAGAAGCTGCGCAATCAGGGCATCTCACGCTATGACCTCGGCCGCGAAAAGTTCGTGGAAGAAACATGGAAGTGGAAGGAAGAATATGCTTCCCACATCCGTGAGCAGTGGGCGAAGGTCGGCCTCGGACTCGATTACAGCCGTGAGCGTTTCACCCTTGATGAAGGATTATCCGACGCCGTACGCAAAGTATTCGTCGACCTTTACAACAAAGGGCTCATTTACCGCGGGGAGTACATCATCAACTGGGATCCGGCGACGAAAACGGCCCTGTCGGATATCGAGGTTATCCACCAGGACGTTCAAGGCGCCTTCTACCACATGCGCTATCCACTGAGCGACGGATCCGGTCATATCGAAATCGCGACGACGCGTCCTGAGACGATGCTCGGTGATACGGCTGTTGCTGTTCACCCGGAAGACGATCGCTACAAGCATCTCATCGGGAAAACCGTGATCCTGCCGATCACCGGCCGTGAGATCCCGATCGTCGGTGACGACTATGTGGACATGGAATTCGGTTCAGGTGCGGTGAAAATCACGCCTGCCCATGACCCGAATGACTTCGAGATCGGCAATCGTCATGACTTGCAGCGTATCCTCGTGATGCATGAAGACGGATCCATGAACGAAAGAGCCGGCAAGTACTCCGGTATGGACCGCTTCGACTGCCGCAAGCAGATCGTGAAGGATCTTCAGGAAGACGGTGTCCTCTTCAAAATCGAAGAGCATCTACACTCTGTCGGCCATTCTGAACGAAGCGGTGCCGTTGTCGAACCGTACCTTTCCACTCAATGGTTCGTAAAAATGGATCCCCTTGCCCAGAAAGCCGTGACGCTTCAAGACGGAGAAGAAAAAGTGAATTTCGTTCCGGATCGCTTCGAAACGAGCTACCTCCGCTGGATGGAGAATACGCGTGATTGGTGTATTTCCCGTCAGCTATGGTGGGGTCACCGCATCCCGGCTTGGTACCACAAGGAAACGGGTGAGATCCACGTTGCCCATGAGGCACCTGAAGATAGCGAAAACTGGGTGCAGGATGAGGACGTTCTGGATACATGGTTCAGTTCGGCACTATGGCCGTTCTCCACAATGGGCTGGCCTGATCTTGAAGCGGAAGACTTCAAACGCTACTACCCGACCAATACCCTCGTGACAGGCTATGACATCATCGGATTCTGGGTATCCCGCATGATCTTCCAGGGACTGGAGTTCACGAATGAACGCCCATTCAAAGACGTGTTGATCCACGGTCTCGTACGCGATGCCGATGGCCGCAAGATGAGTAAGTCCCTTGGAAACGGCGTCGATCCCATGGATGTCATCGAGAAATACGGAGCTGATGCCCTGCGCTACTTCCTCTCAACAGGAAGCTCCCCTGGTCAGGATCTGAGATTCTCATTCGAAAAGGTGGAATCCGTTTGGAACTTTGCCAACAAGATCTGGAACGCATCCCGATTCGCCTTGATGAATATGGACGGCATGACCTATGACGAAATCGATCTTTCAGGTGAGAAGTCGGTTGCAGACAAATGGATCCTCACCCGCCTCAATGAGACGATCGAAACCGTTACACGCCTAGCAGACAAATATGAGTTCGGTGAAGTGGGACGCATCCTTTATAACTTCATCTGGGATGATTTCTGTGACTGGTATATTGAAATGGCGAAGCTGCCTCTATACGGGGAAGACGAAGCTGCGAAGAAGACGACGCGTTCGATCCTCGCTTATGTTCTCGACAACACGATGAGACTTCTTCACCCGTTCATGCCGTTTATTACCGAGGAAATATGGCAGAACCTGCCGCATGAAGGCGAATCCATCACCGTGGCTGCCTGGCCGGAAGTCGATTCATCCCTTACGGATGATGCCGCTGCTGAAGAAATGAAGCTTCTCGTGGACATCATCCGTGCGGTTCGGAATATCCGTGCCGAAGTGAACACGCCGATGAGCAAGCAGATCAAACTCATGCTGAAGGCGAAAGATGAAGAAACGCTAGCGGTTCTTCAGAAGAACGCGGCCTACATCGAGCGCTTCTGTAATCCGGAATCACTTGAACTGTCCACCGATGCATCGGCACCTGAAAAAGCGATGACAGCGGTCGTGACGGGAGTTGAGTTATTCCTTCCGCTTGCCGGTCTCATCAACATCGATGAAGAGATCGCCCGCCTGGAGAAAGAGCTGGATAAATGGACGAAGGAAGTATCACGCGTACAAGGGAAGCTGAGCAACGAACGATTCGTAAGCAAGGCACCTCAAAAAGTCGTGGATGAAGAAAAAGCAAAAGAACAGGACTACTTGGAGAAACAGGCCACGGTTAAGGCCCGGATCGAAGAGTTGAAGACGGTATAA
- a CDS encoding PRC-barrel domain-containing protein, with protein MKKSTEIQSLPIINISDGSEIGKVRSLVVNPEKGSVDFLTVEHEDWQISVRAIPFKKVVGIGEYAVTVEHENAVIDLNEIPIANSLVNKKIRVADARLMTRKGQMIGEIVEFHVDDESGAIRTLEVKSKSDSYYLDSPHVLTWGKDIVIVKEDAAEYFRETLVEVEMDDVPTPQEAVAMQEAAATQADGLKDIESRQMELLVGRQTAEDIFSLEGELLVPKGSELTRADIQSVKEAGPSVFVELTMNIR; from the coding sequence ATGAAAAAGAGTACTGAAATCCAATCCCTTCCCATCATCAACATTTCGGATGGTAGTGAAATCGGGAAGGTCCGCTCCCTTGTTGTAAACCCTGAAAAAGGCTCCGTCGACTTCCTTACAGTGGAGCATGAAGACTGGCAGATCAGTGTGAGGGCCATCCCGTTCAAGAAGGTCGTGGGGATCGGGGAATACGCTGTCACCGTGGAACATGAGAATGCCGTCATCGATCTGAATGAAATCCCCATTGCCAATTCCCTTGTGAACAAAAAGATCCGGGTGGCCGATGCCCGCCTCATGACGAGGAAAGGACAGATGATCGGTGAAATCGTCGAGTTCCACGTGGACGATGAGAGCGGAGCGATCCGGACGCTTGAAGTGAAAAGCAAGAGTGACTCATACTATCTCGACTCCCCTCATGTGCTGACGTGGGGAAAGGATATCGTCATCGTAAAGGAAGATGCCGCCGAGTATTTCCGGGAAACGCTCGTGGAAGTAGAAATGGATGACGTTCCGACGCCACAGGAAGCCGTTGCCATGCAGGAAGCAGCTGCCACGCAGGCTGACGGCCTGAAGGACATCGAATCCAGACAAATGGAACTCCTGGTCGGAAGACAGACGGCAGAAGATATATTCAGTCTTGAAGGTGAATTGCTCGTACCTAAGGGTTCGGAGCTGACCCGGGCGGATATCCAATCGGTCAAGGAAGCGGGTCCATCCGTCTTTGTTGAATTGACCATGAATATCCGATAA